In Limisalsivibrio acetivorans, one genomic interval encodes:
- a CDS encoding hemolysin family protein: MDIVILILLILLNGVFAMSEIALVTARKSRLEKLAEEGDRSAATAIRLGEEPTQFLSTLQIGITVIGIMNGIVGEAALAEPFALFLQGFGLGVGSSSIISTTVVVISITYLTIVIGELVPKRLGQFNAEGVARTIAMPIQLLARLSKPFVFLLSVSTDGILRIISKNEVSSANLTEEDIHAMLMEGSQSGVIEKQEHEMVRNVFRLDDRQIASLMTPRSEIIYLDIEQDFEAELEKLIASDHSRFPVCRGGLHDLTGIITAKRLLQRKDGDDDLNVIKNKLLPAVYVPESLTGMKLLEQFRESGVQMVFVVDEYGEILGLITLQDLLEALAGEFKPTDPEDVWAVQREDGSWLLDGLIPIPELKDRLDLKYVPDEERNGYHTLSGMVMWLVGKVPRTGDVAMWQNWRLEVVDLDGNRIDKVLASELPKPKIAEE, translated from the coding sequence TTGGATATTGTTATCCTTATACTGCTGATACTGCTTAACGGCGTTTTTGCCATGTCGGAGATTGCCCTTGTAACAGCCCGTAAAAGCCGGCTTGAGAAACTGGCGGAAGAGGGGGACCGCTCTGCGGCCACTGCCATCAGGCTTGGTGAGGAACCTACACAGTTTCTTTCAACCCTGCAGATCGGTATCACCGTTATTGGGATTATGAACGGTATCGTAGGTGAGGCAGCGCTTGCCGAACCATTTGCACTGTTTTTGCAGGGCTTCGGTCTTGGAGTTGGAAGCAGTTCGATAATATCAACAACCGTGGTTGTTATCTCCATAACTTATCTTACCATCGTTATCGGAGAGCTTGTTCCCAAAAGGCTTGGGCAGTTCAATGCAGAAGGGGTTGCCAGAACCATTGCAATGCCCATTCAGCTGCTGGCACGTCTCTCCAAGCCCTTTGTTTTCCTCCTCTCAGTCTCTACGGACGGTATCCTGCGGATTATAAGCAAGAATGAAGTGAGTAGTGCTAATCTCACCGAAGAGGATATCCATGCGATGCTCATGGAGGGCTCTCAGTCCGGAGTTATCGAGAAGCAGGAGCATGAGATGGTCAGGAATGTTTTCCGCCTTGACGACAGACAGATAGCATCTCTGATGACACCCAGGAGCGAGATAATATACCTTGATATTGAGCAGGACTTCGAGGCTGAGCTTGAAAAGCTGATAGCCTCCGACCATTCCCGTTTCCCCGTTTGCCGCGGCGGTCTGCACGATCTTACAGGCATAATAACAGCCAAAAGACTCCTGCAGCGGAAGGATGGGGACGATGACTTGAATGTTATAAAAAACAAGCTCCTCCCCGCTGTTTACGTACCAGAGTCCCTCACAGGGATGAAGCTTCTGGAGCAGTTCAGGGAATCGGGTGTTCAGATGGTGTTTGTCGTGGATGAATATGGCGAGATATTGGGGCTTATCACTCTGCAGGATCTCCTTGAGGCACTGGCGGGAGAGTTTAAGCCCACTGATCCCGAGGATGTTTGGGCTGTGCAGAGGGAGGACGGTTCATGGCTTCTGGACGGACTTATACCTATCCCCGAGCTGAAGGACAGGCTGGATCTCAAGTATGTCCCCGACGAAGAGAGGAATGGTTATCACACCCTCAGCGGTATGGTTATGTGGCTTGTGGGGAAGGTTCCCCGTACCGGAGATGTTGCCATGTGGCAGAACTGGAGGCTTGAGGTTGTAGACCTTGACGGAAACCGTATAGATAAGGTGCTTGCCAGCGAGCTTCCAAAGCCGAAGATCGCCGAAGAGTGA
- a CDS encoding GntR family transcriptional regulator: MRRKETEQKLARYIIEENMNNGQRLPAERVLKGILGTSRNTLREVLHSFSSIGILELKPRSGYKLKSKELLGKFASGKDMKERCTDFIAFQQAVLPGMFSRLMEDISEEVIYSCEAILTKAATVTLENSREGLAESYKEFYLLLSSGTDNEFVEKFLVSTGCQFEEMIKASSPRKTDYSGFFSTFTSLVKAMKNKTERIEDPVCRHLDAIEMFLLPDRKDKGTEHPPGEVLGGVFNKHKHINGG, translated from the coding sequence ATGAGAAGGAAGGAGACAGAGCAGAAACTCGCCCGCTATATCATCGAAGAAAACATGAACAACGGTCAACGTTTGCCGGCGGAGCGTGTATTGAAGGGTATCCTGGGCACAAGCAGGAATACCCTGCGTGAGGTTCTGCACTCCTTCAGCAGTATCGGTATTCTCGAACTGAAACCGAGAAGCGGTTATAAATTAAAATCCAAGGAGCTTCTCGGAAAATTTGCCTCCGGCAAGGATATGAAAGAGCGCTGTACGGATTTCATCGCATTTCAGCAGGCTGTACTCCCCGGCATGTTCAGCCGTCTTATGGAAGATATCTCCGAAGAGGTTATCTACTCCTGCGAGGCCATCCTCACAAAGGCCGCCACAGTAACCCTTGAAAACAGCAGGGAGGGGCTGGCCGAATCATATAAAGAGTTCTACCTCCTTCTCTCCTCGGGTACGGATAATGAGTTCGTTGAGAAGTTTCTTGTCTCTACGGGGTGTCAGTTTGAGGAGATGATAAAGGCCTCTTCACCCAGAAAAACAGATTACAGCGGTTTCTTCAGCACATTCACTTCTCTGGTCAAAGCGATGAAAAACAAAACGGAAAGGATCGAAGATCCGGTATGCAGGCATCTTGATGCCATAGAGATGTTTCTGCTGCCGGACAGGAAGGATAAAGGGACTGAACACCCACCGGGCGAGGTTCTCGGTGGCGTTTTCAACAAGCATAAGCATATTAACGGAGGTTAG
- a CDS encoding PEP/pyruvate-binding domain-containing protein, translated as MNIDQQQISTGKKCLDHILNYLWAGDNVVWHTPSVNEYSKFVQPYVDEALSCGHEIHYIRFAEHPHVIDHKEKGVIVHRLDATVGFENFSKQIHEKINQAGEGAYFVFDCLSALLSHWATDTMVANLFLVTCPYLYKMKALAYFATLKNYHSFSTINKIKDTTQIFIELYNYSETSYVHPHKVFGRSSPTMFLPHKLTEEGDFKPVVNSIEATGLSHSLCSINSVPHKKLDAWDRMMLHAREVEASTDVKKRADVFDTIARHIIGRDEKILRLVKKHFTIRDILAIKSRMIGTGFIGGKSTGMLLARKILENNDLDKWGRLLEDHDSYFIGSDVFHTFIIHNGWWNLYIEHRTKKGYLEAGKKLEELMLGGEFPAEILEQFSSMLDYFGQYPIVVRSSSIMEDGFGNAFAGKYESFFCSVQGTPETRLSEFIYNLKRVYASAMCTEALEYRITKGLADQDEQMGILIQRVSGSFHGYFYYPHVAGVGLSYNTYVWHDDIDPNSGMLRLVAGLGTRAVNRVKDDYPRVVALNAPDMNPLNSTDDIKRFSQRDLDVLDTRHSGKNAVSLYDLYNEDFPFNLNNIASHDRDAERRLAERRRPKKDVWLLTFDRLLKQTDFTKDMTRLMNTLEGEYEYPVDIEFTLNFTDDSSFMINLVQCRPHQTSIITKDPGFDEKDLKSYTPLFSSKSNFMGGNTLMNLNQIVFVNPSEYSRLNDNERFSVVRGIREINNEIKTSNRQTLLLGPGRWGTSTPSLGVPVNFSDINNMCALGEIEFEEGGLMPELSFGSHFFQDLVEGNIFFMALFPTSFECTFENSIFDRFTNCATTVLGDIPEIRNTIRLYRFDDSPLVLKSDIKSQQLEVLIKEKHLLEGG; from the coding sequence ATGAATATTGATCAGCAGCAAATCAGCACAGGGAAGAAATGCCTTGATCATATACTGAATTACCTGTGGGCCGGCGACAATGTTGTATGGCACACCCCTTCCGTTAATGAGTACTCAAAGTTTGTTCAGCCATATGTGGATGAGGCTCTGAGCTGCGGACATGAAATCCACTACATCCGCTTTGCGGAACACCCTCATGTAATCGACCATAAAGAGAAAGGCGTCATAGTACACAGGCTTGATGCCACCGTCGGTTTTGAGAATTTCTCTAAACAGATACACGAAAAGATAAACCAGGCAGGGGAAGGCGCTTACTTCGTTTTCGACTGCCTATCTGCACTCCTCTCCCACTGGGCAACGGACACTATGGTGGCAAATCTCTTCCTTGTGACATGCCCGTATCTTTATAAAATGAAGGCACTTGCATATTTTGCAACGCTCAAAAACTACCATTCCTTCAGTACAATCAACAAGATAAAAGATACGACACAGATTTTTATAGAGCTCTACAATTACTCAGAGACATCATACGTCCATCCGCATAAGGTTTTCGGAAGAAGCTCCCCGACCATGTTCCTCCCCCACAAGCTCACAGAGGAAGGTGACTTCAAGCCTGTGGTGAACAGCATCGAAGCCACAGGACTCTCACACAGCCTCTGTTCCATAAACTCGGTTCCCCACAAGAAGCTGGACGCATGGGACAGAATGATGCTTCACGCAAGGGAGGTGGAGGCATCCACAGATGTCAAGAAACGAGCGGACGTCTTTGACACAATCGCAAGGCACATCATCGGCAGAGATGAGAAGATCCTCAGGCTTGTTAAAAAGCATTTCACTATCCGAGATATCCTTGCAATCAAATCAAGAATGATAGGAACCGGCTTCATAGGCGGCAAATCCACCGGTATGCTTCTGGCAAGGAAAATACTGGAGAATAACGATTTAGATAAATGGGGCAGGCTCCTCGAGGATCACGATTCATACTTCATTGGCTCGGACGTCTTCCATACATTCATAATACATAACGGATGGTGGAATCTATACATAGAACACAGGACAAAAAAGGGCTATCTGGAGGCTGGCAAAAAGCTTGAGGAACTCATGCTTGGGGGTGAGTTCCCTGCTGAGATCCTCGAACAGTTCAGCTCTATGCTGGATTATTTCGGCCAGTATCCAATAGTTGTGCGCTCGAGCAGTATTATGGAGGACGGCTTTGGCAATGCCTTCGCCGGAAAATACGAAAGCTTCTTCTGTTCTGTTCAAGGAACGCCTGAGACAAGGCTTTCGGAGTTTATATACAATCTTAAAAGGGTATACGCCAGTGCTATGTGCACAGAGGCTCTTGAGTATAGAATTACCAAGGGGCTGGCAGATCAGGATGAACAGATGGGTATCCTTATACAGAGGGTTTCCGGCAGTTTTCACGGATATTTCTACTACCCCCATGTAGCGGGAGTGGGCCTTTCATACAACACCTATGTCTGGCATGACGATATCGACCCAAATTCCGGAATGCTGAGGCTTGTGGCCGGACTGGGAACAAGAGCTGTGAACAGGGTAAAGGATGATTATCCCCGTGTGGTTGCCTTAAATGCACCTGACATGAACCCCCTCAACAGCACCGACGATATCAAGAGATTCTCACAAAGAGACCTTGATGTTCTTGATACCAGACACAGCGGAAAGAATGCAGTATCACTTTACGACCTCTACAACGAAGACTTTCCTTTTAACCTGAATAACATTGCCTCCCATGACAGGGATGCGGAAAGAAGGCTTGCTGAAAGAAGGCGACCGAAAAAGGATGTTTGGCTCCTTACATTCGATAGACTACTGAAACAGACAGACTTCACTAAGGATATGACGAGGTTGATGAATACCCTTGAAGGTGAATACGAATATCCTGTGGATATCGAATTTACACTTAACTTCACAGATGACAGCTCTTTCATGATCAATCTTGTGCAATGCAGGCCTCATCAGACGAGTATCATAACAAAGGACCCGGGCTTTGACGAGAAAGACCTTAAAAGCTACACCCCTCTTTTCAGTTCCAAAAGCAATTTCATGGGCGGGAACACACTCATGAACCTTAATCAAATAGTCTTTGTTAATCCCTCTGAGTATTCCCGGCTGAACGACAATGAAAGATTCTCAGTCGTAAGGGGGATAAGGGAAATCAACAACGAGATAAAAACAAGTAATCGCCAAACCCTACTCCTCGGTCCCGGGAGATGGGGAACATCAACCCCGAGTCTTGGGGTTCCTGTAAACTTTTCGGATATTAATAACATGTGTGCCCTTGGCGAGATAGAGTTTGAAGAGGGGGGGCTTATGCCGGAGCTCTCATTCGGTTCCCATTTCTTTCAGGATCTGGTTGAGGGGAATATATTCTTCATGGCGCTTTTCCCAACTTCCTTTGAATGCACCTTTGAAAACAGCATATTCGACAGGTTCACCAACTGCGCAACAACGGTCCTTGGCGACATTCCGGAAATTAGGAACACCATAAGGCTTTACCGGTTCGACGATAGCCCCCTTGTCCTTAAGTCGGACATCAAAAGCCAGCAGCTGGAAGTCCTTATCAAGGAGAAGCATCTGCTCGAAGGGGGATGA
- a CDS encoding iron-containing alcohol dehydrogenase, which yields MLNFSFYNPTQIVFGKGQTEKLDGLVPKNANILITIGGGSVKKNGVLDKVQEELAKSDRNVFLFEGIEPNPKFDTLMKAVEIVRKEKIDFLLAVGGGSVMDGTKFIALAANNYVGEEKKILSFGFKGVPAESALPLGTVVTLPATGSEMNMGAVVSDGEDKLPVMSPLNYPRFSILDPEFTFTLPATQVANGIVDSFVHVIEQYMTYPAEGRFQDRTAEGILQTLIEIGRKTMDNPEDYDARANLVWCSTMALNGLIGAGVPGDYTTHMIGHELTALYGIDHAKTLAVVMPALWKVKKQDKGEKLLQYAERVWNITEGSDDEKIDKAIQKTEEFFHSLDIPTDLSSYDLGDEDIDKIIANLEKHGMTALSERGDVTPEVSRKILQTAK from the coding sequence ATGCTTAACTTCAGTTTCTACAACCCGACACAGATTGTTTTTGGAAAAGGACAGACCGAAAAGCTCGATGGTCTTGTTCCTAAAAATGCAAATATACTCATAACCATAGGCGGCGGAAGCGTTAAAAAGAACGGCGTGCTGGACAAGGTTCAGGAGGAGCTTGCCAAGTCCGATAGAAACGTTTTCCTCTTCGAAGGGATCGAGCCCAACCCTAAGTTCGACACCCTCATGAAAGCCGTTGAGATTGTCCGCAAGGAGAAAATCGACTTCCTCCTCGCAGTTGGCGGCGGTTCGGTAATGGATGGCACGAAGTTCATCGCCCTTGCGGCAAACAACTACGTAGGCGAAGAGAAGAAGATCCTCAGCTTCGGTTTTAAGGGTGTTCCCGCTGAGAGTGCGCTCCCCCTCGGAACCGTTGTCACACTCCCCGCTACCGGTTCAGAGATGAACATGGGCGCAGTTGTGAGCGACGGCGAAGACAAGCTGCCCGTAATGAGCCCTCTCAACTACCCCAGGTTCTCCATACTCGATCCCGAGTTCACCTTCACACTCCCCGCAACACAGGTGGCAAACGGTATTGTGGACAGCTTTGTACACGTCATAGAGCAGTACATGACCTACCCCGCCGAGGGAAGGTTTCAGGATAGAACAGCAGAAGGGATCCTCCAGACACTCATCGAGATCGGCAGGAAGACCATGGACAACCCCGAGGACTACGACGCAAGGGCAAACCTCGTATGGTGTTCCACCATGGCGCTCAACGGTCTCATCGGCGCAGGCGTTCCCGGCGACTACACAACCCACATGATCGGCCATGAGCTGACAGCTCTCTATGGAATAGACCATGCAAAAACCCTCGCCGTTGTTATGCCCGCACTCTGGAAGGTGAAGAAACAGGATAAGGGTGAAAAGCTTCTCCAGTACGCAGAAAGGGTATGGAACATAACCGAAGGCTCCGACGATGAGAAGATCGACAAGGCTATCCAGAAAACAGAGGAATTCTTCCACAGCCTCGACATACCCACGGATCTTTCAAGCTACGATCTCGGCGATGAGGATATCGACAAAATAATCGCAAACCTTGAAAAGCACGGCATGACAGCCCTTTCCGAAAGGGGAGATGTCACCCCCGAGGTATCAAGGAAGATACTGCAGACGGCAAAGTAA
- a CDS encoding MBL fold metallo-hydrolase, producing the protein MKRRTFLKGLGASAVGLGAAATLGSPSKALAARGKEDIGECKSLKITVLSETSWFNNDQFKKDIVDNGGASTNQYAIPWDRENSGGYAALLEIEQLDGTVNKLLLDTGWNNEWMDYVYERHGIDKMLKSGEIDTMVLSHWHLDHFWGIESTLKHNDKITMYGPETMYEEDEKLLYGGKHEVAGCENNVPFKGKLIKTNPKEWYKLMPGLAVKEFDVPILLRVRGENVIYVNVKDKGIVTVTGCCHPGLLTLYSTARRNIKGGEKIYGCYGGLHISLFENWDPKFDDIIKGAERFEPVKMGCNHCTGWIWAENAAKAGLPIVKGTNTYKTYPKQSSVAKESNVFLTNGDTVTF; encoded by the coding sequence ATGAAAAGAAGGACATTCCTTAAGGGTCTTGGCGCATCGGCCGTGGGGCTTGGCGCAGCGGCAACTCTTGGTTCACCCTCAAAGGCACTTGCGGCCAGAGGCAAAGAGGATATAGGCGAATGTAAAAGCCTGAAGATAACAGTTCTCAGCGAAACCAGCTGGTTCAACAACGACCAGTTCAAAAAGGATATCGTAGACAACGGCGGAGCCAGCACAAACCAGTACGCCATCCCCTGGGACAGGGAAAACTCCGGCGGCTATGCCGCACTCCTTGAGATAGAACAGCTCGACGGCACAGTGAACAAGCTCCTGCTCGATACCGGCTGGAACAACGAATGGATGGACTACGTATATGAAAGGCACGGCATCGACAAGATGCTCAAGTCCGGCGAGATCGATACCATGGTTCTAAGCCACTGGCACCTTGACCATTTCTGGGGAATCGAGTCTACCCTTAAGCATAACGACAAGATTACCATGTACGGCCCCGAAACAATGTACGAAGAGGATGAAAAGCTTCTCTACGGCGGCAAGCATGAGGTTGCTGGTTGTGAAAACAACGTACCCTTCAAGGGTAAGCTCATTAAGACGAACCCGAAGGAGTGGTACAAGCTTATGCCCGGTCTGGCCGTTAAGGAGTTTGATGTGCCGATCCTTCTCAGGGTGCGTGGAGAAAACGTTATCTATGTAAACGTTAAGGACAAGGGTATCGTAACGGTAACCGGCTGTTGTCACCCCGGTCTTCTCACCCTTTACAGCACTGCCAGAAGGAATATCAAAGGTGGCGAGAAGATATACGGATGCTACGGCGGACTCCACATATCCCTCTTCGAGAACTGGGATCCCAAGTTCGACGATATCATCAAAGGAGCCGAGCGCTTCGAGCCCGTTAAGATGGGCTGTAACCACTGCACAGGCTGGATATGGGCGGAGAATGCGGCCAAGGCAGGTCTTCCCATCGTTAAGGGTACAAACACCTATAAAACATACCCCAAGCAGTCCTCTGTGGCGAAGGAATCCAACGTATTCCTCACCAACGGAGACACAGTAACCTTCTAA
- a CDS encoding sensor histidine kinase codes for MPPLYGLKLDLTSIPVLFIFALALYIAVITLKYHKEPVYRFFGLYMLSMLVYVTGYLFQTMSVTIEMKVFWANIKVSGMCIVPATWLAASYMITQRRLPPMWLGVFSIIGAVVNLYMVWGSLNHYFRTGAELHTLSYGVTIMKPELGIWFFTGYLGYIYLLIFITMILYLYEAVQSSGSKRFMHLTQLVAIIIAVVGGLPFVTGQTHMDIFAYTIVLTSVIHYFLIHRFGFLDITKLAKDAVVNHIDAGVLVFDRLGRFVESNRKASDFIKNEKPTLKGFLNSLNLEMEEVFSFFERSVSKYVELGSAVYSLSLYIFTDDESNTAGYMLYISDITAHTRYLKMQDDIHKIEEKKVLISDIHDGIGGSISVISAISAPPFGDQESMKVSLSNINSIATETSREIRLMLNSYDRDEPTMNELTGDLRHIGNIFTEGTGIDFTHTEDINEHGETSVSFIVYINVIRLFKESVVNSVKHSEAAAIESFIAFDGNDIKLVIKDNGKGFSSDNKRGRGIKNMIKRIEGLGGDISISSEKGTSINVQISSGL; via the coding sequence ATGCCCCCTTTATACGGCCTCAAGCTAGACTTAACCTCCATCCCTGTCCTCTTCATCTTCGCACTAGCACTGTATATAGCTGTCATAACACTAAAATACCACAAAGAGCCCGTATACCGATTCTTCGGGCTATACATGCTCAGCATGCTTGTCTATGTCACCGGATACCTATTCCAGACGATGTCCGTCACCATTGAGATGAAGGTTTTCTGGGCCAACATAAAGGTCTCTGGGATGTGCATAGTCCCCGCAACCTGGCTGGCGGCAAGCTACATGATAACCCAGCGCAGACTACCCCCCATGTGGCTGGGCGTTTTCTCCATAATCGGTGCTGTAGTTAACCTTTATATGGTATGGGGGAGCCTGAACCACTACTTCAGGACCGGAGCAGAACTCCACACACTCTCCTACGGCGTAACCATTATGAAACCGGAGCTTGGCATCTGGTTTTTTACAGGTTACCTCGGCTATATCTATCTGCTGATATTCATAACTATGATTCTTTATCTATACGAGGCTGTACAGTCCTCCGGGTCAAAGCGTTTTATGCATCTTACACAGCTTGTGGCCATTATCATTGCAGTTGTGGGTGGTCTCCCCTTTGTAACAGGGCAGACCCATATGGATATTTTTGCCTATACAATCGTTCTTACCTCTGTCATCCACTACTTTCTTATCCACCGTTTCGGCTTTCTGGATATAACAAAGCTCGCCAAGGATGCAGTTGTGAACCATATCGATGCAGGTGTGCTTGTTTTCGACAGGCTAGGCAGGTTTGTTGAATCAAACCGGAAGGCCAGCGACTTCATAAAAAACGAGAAGCCTACGCTTAAGGGTTTCCTCAATTCACTGAATCTGGAGATGGAAGAGGTATTTTCATTTTTCGAACGTTCGGTTTCTAAATATGTGGAGCTCGGCTCGGCGGTATATTCGCTCAGTCTGTACATCTTCACCGATGATGAAAGCAACACTGCCGGCTATATGCTTTATATATCTGATATAACCGCCCACACTCGTTACCTGAAGATGCAGGATGACATCCACAAGATTGAAGAAAAGAAGGTTCTTATCAGCGATATCCACGACGGTATCGGTGGGAGTATATCCGTAATCAGTGCTATCTCTGCACCACCCTTCGGCGATCAGGAGTCAATGAAGGTTTCGCTCAGCAACATCAATAGTATAGCTACAGAAACAAGCCGAGAGATAAGGCTTATGTTGAACTCCTACGACAGAGATGAACCCACAATGAATGAGCTTACAGGGGATCTCAGGCACATCGGAAACATCTTCACAGAAGGCACAGGAATCGACTTTACTCACACAGAGGATATAAATGAGCATGGCGAAACATCCGTAAGCTTTATAGTTTATATAAACGTGATAAGACTTTTTAAAGAAAGCGTGGTGAACAGTGTTAAACATTCGGAAGCGGCTGCAATTGAATCCTTTATTGCTTTCGACGGAAATGATATAAAACTGGTTATCAAAGATAATGGTAAAGGCTTTAGTTCAGACAATAAGAGAGGCCGGGGAATTAAGAACATGATCAAGAGGATAGAAGGCCTTGGCGGCGATATTAGTATTTCATCAGAGAAAGGAACCTCAATAAATGTACAGATCTCATCGGGGCTATAA
- a CDS encoding response regulator: MANEKIRVLLVEDDENYAEVMRVIYNASDEYELVGVASSHEEFCKITDKKDIDIAVVDLELGEELSGLDVVKTCTEKQPEALILVNTVHEDSRVLFDALRAGARGYILKGSSPVELFEHLKKLYNGEVPMSPKIARRVLQFFREGDDNSGLLTDREKTVLEYADKGYTYNQTAEMMGISRYTVHTHYKNIYSKLHVKSKKGAIKKAKDMTII, from the coding sequence ATGGCAAATGAAAAGATACGGGTTCTGCTCGTGGAAGATGACGAAAACTACGCTGAGGTTATGCGTGTTATCTACAACGCCTCCGACGAATACGAACTGGTGGGCGTTGCATCATCCCACGAAGAGTTTTGCAAAATCACAGATAAAAAGGATATTGATATCGCCGTTGTGGACCTTGAGCTCGGCGAAGAACTCAGTGGTCTGGACGTCGTTAAAACATGTACAGAGAAACAGCCCGAAGCACTTATCCTTGTTAATACTGTCCACGAAGACAGTCGAGTCCTGTTCGATGCACTCCGTGCGGGCGCCAGAGGCTACATCCTAAAGGGCTCATCACCCGTTGAGCTGTTTGAGCACCTCAAAAAACTGTACAACGGCGAAGTGCCCATGAGCCCCAAAATCGCAAGACGTGTACTGCAGTTCTTTCGAGAAGGGGACGACAACAGCGGACTGCTCACAGACAGAGAAAAAACCGTCCTCGAATACGCCGATAAAGGGTATACCTATAACCAAACAGCCGAAATGATGGGAATCAGCCGCTATACAGTACACACCCACTACAAGAACATATACTCAAAACTGCATGTGAAATCCAAGAAAGGCGCCATAAAAAAAGCCAAAGATATGACGATTATATAA
- a CDS encoding PAS domain-containing protein, producing MEDRWNEFAGFLEKFSGLFWELELKRSRITFLNDTELEVLGVDTGRFLKDPILREKLIHEDDKAKFERFLSCMKENRDASCTFRVSSGSDEWRWLRIVGSPAVSNGGYYYGVLLDVHDSIEEAVNAEKKNELDSFSIEMFDFPVLLADFKTKKILSANSAARMVFKTEHEEVTKLEMEDILSIQSFHNINDILESVSSKGSWNGQVYYKRKPDEVFTAKSKFRLIYCNGRWIIRLSIIDIQDFLKDGALDQKVEESELARYSEELAQRIKSLDDPDEFLDVMLNNQPDGVGYEAIIFSDVYSKKNKVVVYHAGDIFSTLKQGESFAYIGTIAQDMNHFRLEHLIVDDTLDSIKSIDWALFIPKGVRSYFAKAFYIRGVVRSVMILCSSRPNAYHSDNLPFYKALYKPFEVGTKCWRKSKR from the coding sequence ATGGAAGACAGGTGGAATGAGTTTGCAGGTTTTCTGGAGAAATTCAGCGGCCTTTTCTGGGAGCTTGAGCTAAAGCGTTCTCGGATAACCTTCCTGAACGATACCGAGCTTGAGGTTCTGGGTGTGGATACTGGAAGGTTCCTTAAGGATCCGATTCTCCGTGAGAAGCTCATCCACGAAGACGATAAAGCGAAGTTCGAACGTTTCCTCTCCTGTATGAAAGAGAACAGAGATGCCAGCTGCACCTTCAGGGTGAGTTCGGGGAGTGATGAATGGCGCTGGCTAAGGATCGTTGGCTCTCCGGCAGTTTCAAACGGCGGCTACTATTATGGTGTTCTCCTGGACGTTCATGATTCCATCGAAGAAGCTGTTAATGCTGAAAAAAAGAACGAACTTGATTCGTTCTCCATTGAGATGTTCGACTTCCCAGTGCTGCTGGCAGACTTTAAAACGAAGAAGATCCTCTCGGCGAACAGTGCTGCGAGGATGGTTTTTAAGACCGAGCATGAAGAGGTCACAAAGCTGGAGATGGAGGATATCCTCTCGATCCAGTCCTTTCATAATATCAATGATATACTCGAAAGCGTAAGCTCCAAAGGCTCCTGGAACGGCCAGGTTTATTACAAGAGAAAGCCCGATGAGGTGTTTACTGCCAAGTCCAAGTTCAGGCTTATCTACTGCAACGGCAGGTGGATAATCCGCCTCTCAATCATAGATATACAGGATTTTCTCAAGGATGGTGCGCTGGACCAGAAGGTTGAGGAGAGTGAGCTTGCCCGTTATTCCGAGGAGCTTGCACAAAGGATAAAGTCCCTGGATGACCCCGATGAATTCCTTGATGTAATGCTGAACAACCAGCCAGACGGGGTGGGGTACGAGGCGATAATCTTCTCGGATGTATATTCAAAGAAGAACAAGGTTGTTGTTTATCATGCTGGTGACATCTTCTCCACCCTTAAGCAAGGTGAAAGCTTCGCATATATTGGAACCATCGCCCAGGACATGAACCACTTCAGGCTGGAGCATCTCATTGTGGACGATACCCTCGACAGCATCAAGTCCATCGACTGGGCACTTTTCATACCGAAGGGTGTGCGGTCATACTTCGCAAAAGCCTTTTATATCAGGGGTGTGGTTCGTTCTGTTATGATCCTCTGCTCCTCCAGACCCAATGCCTATCATTCGGATAATCTTCCTTTCTATAAGGCACTTTATAAGCCCTTTGAGGTTGGCACCAAGTGCTGGCGCAAATCAAAAAGATAA
- a CDS encoding c-type cytochrome, with protein sequence MKRFLVTMFMVIVLASISVAAFSADSKAKAKMLEEGYALNSKYCTSCHDSVADPEKSGMTRDTWFLVINIMHKYGMEGLSEDDKATLVDYFYTIRKGIEKSAG encoded by the coding sequence ATGAAGAGGTTTCTTGTTACAATGTTCATGGTTATTGTGCTGGCAAGCATATCTGTTGCGGCTTTCTCCGCTGATTCCAAGGCAAAGGCGAAGATGCTTGAGGAAGGTTATGCACTAAACAGTAAATACTGTACAAGCTGTCATGATTCCGTGGCGGACCCAGAAAAGAGCGGAATGACAAGGGACACATGGTTCCTTGTAATAAATATAATGCATAAGTACGGCATGGAAGGGCTGAGCGAGGATGATAAAGCTACACTGGTGGATTATTTCTACACCATCAGAAAAGGTATTGAGAAATCTGCCGGTTAG